In a genomic window of Pedobacter sp. KBS0701:
- a CDS encoding DnaJ C-terminal domain-containing protein encodes MDYIDYYKILDLKKDATTEDIKKAYRKLARKHHPDLNPNNEEANKKFQQINEANEVLSDPEKRKKYDKYGKDWQHADQLDAQQQQQRQYQSQGQGYGGNSYSGGFGGEDFSDFFSSMFGGGGGRSSRNSPFKGQDYNADLQLNLLDAYTTHKQTLTVNGRQVRITIPAGVENGQKIKLPGYGAPGVNNGPPGDLFIKFSITDDPKFKRKGNDIYIREEIDLYTAILGGEKIVETLNGKVKLKVPEGTQPDATLRLKGKGFPVYKKDNQFGDLYIKWQVKIPTHLNAEQKELFEKLSKF; translated from the coding sequence AAAATCCTCGATTTAAAGAAAGATGCAACCACTGAGGATATTAAAAAAGCTTATAGAAAATTAGCCCGAAAACATCATCCAGATCTCAATCCCAACAATGAAGAAGCCAATAAAAAATTTCAGCAAATTAACGAGGCTAACGAAGTTCTAAGCGATCCCGAAAAGAGAAAGAAATACGATAAATACGGCAAAGACTGGCAGCATGCCGATCAGTTAGATGCCCAGCAACAGCAGCAAAGGCAATACCAGTCGCAAGGTCAGGGTTATGGTGGTAATAGCTATTCTGGTGGTTTTGGCGGCGAAGATTTTTCTGATTTCTTTTCTTCCATGTTTGGCGGAGGCGGTGGTAGAAGCAGCAGAAACTCACCTTTTAAAGGCCAGGATTACAATGCCGATTTACAGTTAAACCTACTCGATGCCTATACCACGCACAAACAAACCCTAACGGTTAATGGCAGGCAGGTACGCATTACTATTCCGGCAGGTGTAGAAAACGGACAAAAGATCAAACTTCCAGGCTATGGTGCGCCGGGAGTTAATAATGGCCCTCCAGGCGATCTATTTATAAAATTCAGTATTACCGATGATCCTAAATTCAAACGGAAAGGGAACGATATTTATATCCGGGAGGAAATAGACCTCTATACCGCCATTTTAGGGGGCGAAAAAATTGTGGAAACCTTGAATGGCAAAGTTAAACTTAAAGTGCCGGAGGGAACACAGCCCGATGCCACTTTAAGATTAAAAGGCAAAGGCTTTCCGGTTTACAAAAAAGATAATCAATTTGGCGATCTGTATATTAAATGGCAGGTTAAAATACCCACCCATTTAAATGCTGAACAAAAAGAACTATTCGAAAAACTTTCCAAATTCTAA
- a CDS encoding chaperone modulator CbpM has protein sequence METYLIPVEEICAYHHVEINFIHSLEDFGLIRTTIKKQSVFLPVDELSKLEQYLRLANDLQINLEGIHAVSHLLNQLQNMQQEITILQNELNYYKQLNQQY, from the coding sequence ATGGAAACCTATCTAATTCCTGTAGAAGAAATTTGCGCCTATCACCACGTAGAGATCAATTTTATCCATTCTCTCGAAGATTTTGGCCTCATCCGTACCACCATTAAAAAGCAATCTGTCTTTTTGCCAGTTGATGAATTATCAAAGCTGGAGCAGTACCTGCGTTTGGCAAACGATCTGCAGATTAATTTGGAAGGCATCCATGCTGTTTCTCATCTGCTCAATCAATTGCAAAATATGCAACAGGAAATAACAATACTTCAGAACGAACTAAATTATTATAAGCAACTTAATCAGCAATATTAA